In Dysidea avara chromosome 3, odDysAvar1.4, whole genome shotgun sequence, a single window of DNA contains:
- the LOC136250154 gene encoding syntaxin-8-like, protein MDSWMTEYYNLADLGSRIWEQLSRRDQRQQTRANMARVNEDIRSLLSAYNKSLLSLKSSLARASTSYHITDREYERRQQLVDELTTKQRQYEIALHSLDGSASSRAPLNPFPTEETDTTRNMDTSALRQEQQRIIEEQDRGLEALSNALRRQKKMGQQIGEEVEYQTGMIEDLGGETERVDLRIQRETRRIETTTRKRGNCVLWCIAVLLFIVIVVFMAIPRQ, encoded by the exons ATGGATTCATG GATGACAGAATACTACAATTTGGCGGACCTTGGCTCACGAATATGGGAGCAGTTAAGTAGAAGGGACCAGAGACAACAAACCAGGGCTAATATGGCCAGA GTTAATGAAGACATCCGCTCGCTGTTGTCGGCGTACAACAAGTCACTATTGTCACTAAAGAGTTCACTAGCAAGAGCATCCACCTCTTACCACAT TACAGACAGGGAGTACGAGAGACGACAACAGTTAGTTGATGAGCTAACTACAAA ACAGAGACAATATGAGATTGCTCTACACTCATTAGATGGATCTGCTAGCTCAAG GGCTCCTCTCAATCCTTTTCCTACTGAAGAGACAGACACAACTCGCAATATGGACACATCTGCATTACGTCAAGAGCAACAAAGAATTATTGAAG AACAAGATCGTGGCCTGGAAGCATTATCTAATGCTCTCCGTCGACAAAAAAAGATGGGACAACAGATTGGAGAGGAAGTTGAATATCAAACTG GAATGATAGAAGACTTGGGTGGTGAAACTGAAAGAGTTGATTTGAGAATACAACGGGAGACACGCAGAATAGAGACAACAACAAGAAAAAGAGGAAATTGCG TTCTGTGGTGTATCGCAGTACTACTATTCATTGTCATCGTCGTCTTCATGGCTATACCAAGACAATAA
- the LOC136250141 gene encoding myocardin-related transcription factor B-like codes for MHEEDEDTSRDVLDDGEADMETERVDTTTHSRQTVKNVLERKLSNRVPRQDLMDKNILYGYTASPVLHAQTSRLEFKKTTDSLQKKIRQRPDQTELVQMNILKDTIAHPSLHANQIQLKRAVTADHLSKKIASRPGPLMLIQKGILDPADHGLVGAVKQVPLPTGEEAEDMGMAEAMQQQQQKRRFQQRHSVATMGGWGGQGSSNGTSTSPFHSGEWGKLVSGNSPISRSMSVDVVEDINEESRRKGSSSSSIPSPPDFLSLESPAHSPSGGSIGVRSPPTARSFPSSQLGRNSGKVPTVSPKLCKKVKSKREKFRFHIYQPPNQKRNLKDVPQKQQSPYSLLVQQQQILLQLQVLQQQHPEMMNTGINFPPIPQDCSPQQHMQILLQTLSKMTAHINQEHRTGNHGASSGIPTSKSSPPFVVPTSEPLVQKDSSTLSLMGLVSNSHKGVSSNSHYSSESLLRCDNGKTVKFEDVRVNQLKDACKEKKLVVSGKKADLIERLLEHNNGVLPASVVERKDLGPDTNRITTPQESSSGIPTTSPVFKFPANSDSVVTSMRPIQMPIQQIRKMQDKFDEVNQLKKLNYISGRNYSSPIAPMPDTIPASFTAQQKQQQQQQQQHQQKPANHVAATSNVVNSSSSIVVTNSTPRQSVGDSHQPLIKKKSLSEPSSPTLSPSPSTLNLLTEMIGDNSSLLNPATLRQQLGEVKEHFTNQQQHFNGVLPDGASHQQAISSANVVMGGSVMYRNKVAPPHLNQRPNRNSLPMLPPYMPTAGAVAQPPAAGAMKPLQQQSSTPANASDFDFHGSGMYMSDPSGLTAVDSSELMDIGNDPNLMGMLSMDGTGYQHNSHNPAKSVTNSNLLDFLSISNPMMMAGVAKSEVPSNSSKDIPPPPYTSPGAHATTTDLSWLNLVDGNTAVSNYGTSPIHNSMAYLNQNLSVSAERFNASSNEQNKSNLNNIQPYLDSDLPPVPTLDLFSTADLDADKFLSMSM; via the exons ATGCATGAAGAAGACGAAGATACTTCACGAGATGTGTTAGACGATGGGGAAGCGGACATGGAAACGGAAAGAGTGGACACGACGACTCACAGCCGCCAGACTGTCAAAAATG TTTTGGAGAGGAAGTTATCGAATCGTGTTCCCAGACAAGACCTTATGGACAAGAACATACTTTATG GATACACAGCATCTCCTGTATTGCACGCTCAAACGTCAAGACTGGAGTTTAAGAAG ACAACTGACTCATTGCAGAAGAAGATAAGACAAAGACCTGACCAAACTGAATTAGTACAAATGAACATATTAAAAG ACACAATTGCCCATCCGTCACTTCATGCTAACCAGATACAGCTTAAGAGAGCTGTCACAGCCGATCATCTGAGCAAGAAGATAGCTAGTCGTCCTGGTCCTCTGATGCTGATCCAGAAGGGGATACTGGACCCTGCAGATCATGGGCTAGTAGGGGCAGTGAAACAAGTACCACTCCCTACTGGAGAGGAAGCAGAAGACATGGGCATGGCTGAGGCaatgcagcagcagcaacagaaGAGGCGATTTCAACAAAGACATTCAGTGGCAACAATGGGTGGTTGGGGTGGCCAGGGTTCATCAAATGGTACATCAACATCGCCTTTCCACTCTGGAGAGTGGGGTAAACTGGTTTCTGGGAATTCGCCTATATCTCGATCAATGTCAGTAGATGTGGTGGAGGATATTAATGAAGAATCTAGAAGAAAGGGAAGCTCTTCAAGTTCTATACCTTCTCCACCTGATTTTCTCAGCCTTGAGTCACCGGCTCATTCTCCAAGTGGTGGATCAATAGGTGTCAGGTCTCCACCCACTGCAAGATCCTTTCCCTCCTCACAACTAGGACGCAACTCTGGCAAAGTGCCAACTGTGTCACCCAAGTTATGTAAGAAAGTGAAGTCTAAACGAGAGAAGTTTCGTTTTCACATATACCAACCACCAAATCAGAAACGTAACTTGAAGGATGTACCACAGAAGCAACAATCTCCTTATTCACTTCTTGTCCAGCAACAACAGATCTTACTACAATTACAAGTACTACAGCAGCAGCATCCTGAGATGATGAATACTGGGATTAACTTCCCGCCAATTCCTCAGGACTGTAGTCCACAGCAGCACATGCAGATATTACTGCAGACACTGAGCAAAATGACTGCCCACATCAACCAGGAACACAGAACTGGTAACCACGGAGCAAGTAGTGGCATACCGACCTCTAAAAGTAGTCCACCTTTTGTGGTACCGACTAGTGAACCATTAGTACAGAAGGATAGCTCTACACTGTCATTGATGGGTCTGGTGTCTAACTCTCACAAGGGAGTGTCTAGTAATTCTCATTATTCCAGTGAATCACTGCTGCGATGTGATAATGGTAAGACTGTGAAGTTTGAAGATGTCCGTGTTAACCAATTGAAAGATGCTTGTAAGGAAAAGAAGTTAGTTGTGTCAGGAAAGAAAGCTGATTTGATTGAACGACTGTTAGAACATAACAATGGTGTCCTACCAGCATCAGTTGTTGAGAGGAAAGATCTGGGACCAGACACAAACCGGATCACAACACCACAAGAGTCTTCATCTGGTATTCCTACAACATCTCCTGTGTTCAAATTTCCTGCCAATTCTGATAGTGTCGTAACATCAATGAGACCTATCCAGATGCCGATACAACAAATTAGAAAGATGCAAGATAAGTTCGATGAAGTGAATCAACTAAAGAAACTGAATTACATTAGTGGTAGGAATTATTCTAGTCCAATTGCTCCAATGCCGGATACAATTCCAGCTAGTTTTACTGCTCAgcagaagcagcagcagcagcaacaacaacaacaccaacagAAACCAGCCAATCATGTTGCGGCTACCAGTAATGTAGTCAATAGCAGCAGTTCTATTGTTGTCACCAACTCAACCCCACGCCAATCAGTTGGCGACAGTCATCAGCCATTAATCAAGAAGAAATCTCTATCAGAACCTTCCTCTCCGACATTATCACCTTCTCCCAGCACTCTGAACTTGCTTACTGAAATGATCGGTGATAATTCTAGTTTACTAAACCCTGCTACACTAAGACAACAGCTAGGTGAGGTTAAAGAGCACTTCACTAATCAACAACAGCACTTTAATGGTGTCCTACCTGATGGAGCGTCTCACCAGCAGGCCATCAGTAGTGCTAATGTTGTCATGGGTGGATCAGTCATGTACCGTAACAAGGTTGCTCCTCCCCATCTCAACCAGCGACCAAATCGTAACTCTCTCCCAATGTTGCCACCATACATGCCAACTGCTGGGGCAGTAGCACAGCCCCCAGCAGCAGGAGCCATGAAGCCTTTGCAACAACAGAGCAGCACACCAGCTAATGCCAGTGATTTTGACTTCCATGGTAGTGGGATGTATATGAGTGACCCAAGTGGCTTGACTGCTGTAGACTCCTCTGAATTGATGGAT ATTGGTAATGATCCCAATCTTATGGGAATGCTGAGTATGGATGGAACAG GATATCAACATAATTCCCACAACCCTGCCAAGTCCGTCACAAACAGCAACTTGTTAGATTTTCTTTCCATTAGTAATCCCATGATGATGGCCGGTGTTGCCAAGTCTGAGGTCCCTTCAAATTCATCCAAGGATATACCGCCACCTCCATATACTAGTCCAGGTGCACACGCAACAACTACAGATCTCTCCTGGCTGAACTTGGTAGACGGCAACACTGCAGTGTCTAACTATGGTACTTCTCCTATACACAACTCAATGGCCTACCTCAATCAGAACCTATCTGTGTCCGCTGAGAGGTTTAATGCTTCCAGCAATGAACAGAACAAGAGTAATTTGAACAATATCCAACCTTATTTGGACTCTGATCTCCCTCCTGTGCCAACGCTTGATTTGTTTTCAACAGCAGATCTAGATGCTGATAAATTCCTCAGTATGTCAATGTAA